A single Anatilimnocola floriformis DNA region contains:
- a CDS encoding ankyrin repeat domain-containing protein produces MAPDDQLLQAATHGDILRAQEAIKRGANVNAKDSCGSTPLHTAAEFGSIDVAKLLIEKGASVNSKDSFGFTPLHTAAESGSVDIATLLVTKGADINAKDRFGCTPLHLGISNNRPGLLAQLLVYGADANMNDSFGSTPLHWAACYKNPGIARLLLDNGADIKAKDGTGRTPLALAVEYNRPEVAGTLRKETDHQRKQGVTFALQVPRPKATHSEDAAHRKANAGLPDH; encoded by the coding sequence ATGGCACCGGATGATCAACTGCTACAGGCCGCCACGCACGGCGACATCCTTCGGGCCCAGGAGGCTATCAAGCGAGGCGCGAATGTAAATGCGAAGGATTCTTGCGGAAGTACTCCCCTACACACCGCCGCCGAATTTGGAAGTATCGACGTCGCCAAGCTCCTCATCGAGAAAGGAGCGAGTGTGAATTCGAAGGACTCGTTCGGGTTTACTCCCCTACACACCGCCGCCGAATCTGGAAGCGTCGATATCGCCACTCTGCTCGTTACAAAGGGCGCGGACATAAATGCGAAGGATAGGTTCGGATGCACGCCGCTTCACCTCGGAATCAGCAACAACCGTCCGGGATTACTTGCGCAACTCCTCGTTTACGGCGCAGATGCCAATATGAATGATTCTTTCGGAAGTACTCCGCTTCATTGGGCCGCCTGTTATAAAAATCCTGGCATTGCCAGACTCCTCCTCGACAATGGAGCGGACATAAAGGCGAAGGACGGCACGGGACGGACTCCGCTAGCCCTGGCGGTGGAATATAACCGTCCAGAGGTTGCCGGTACCCTGCGCAAAGAGACTGACCACCAGCGCAAGCAAGGGGTAACTTTTGCATTGCAGGTTCCAAGACCCAAAGCTACCCACAGTGAAGATGCCGCGCATCGAAAAGCAAATGCCGGCC